The uncultured Roseibium sp. DNA segment GAGGATGACCGTGTCGGCTTCCTGTCCTGGGACCTGTCTGCCCCCGATATCGATCTGCCTGCCGCCGACGCGCTGGTGCATTGCGCGCTGGCGCATGTGCCGGGCCGCTACCGCGGCGGGGAAGGGGATGATCCGGCGGGTTTCCTGCTTGCCAATGTGGACGGCACGCGCAAGTTGTTCCAGGCGGCGAAGGCGGCCGGAGTGCGTCACTGCGTCTTCCTGTCGAGCCGGGCGGTTTATGCGGACAACGGCCAATGGGAAGTCCTGACGGAGGCGGCCCAGTTGCGGCCGGATACGCTCTACGGTCAGGTGAAGCTGGCGGGCGAAGAGGCGCTGCGGGCCCTGTGCACGGAGCACTTTTGCGGAACCAGCTTGCGCGCAACCGGCATCTACGGCCTGCCGCCGGGAGCGACCACTCACAAGTGGTCGGAGCTTTTTTTCAATTTCGCGAATGGTGCGACGGTCCTGCCGCGCGTGGGAACGGAAGTGCATGGCGAGGATCTGGCGTCCTCCGTGCTGCTCGTGCTGGAAAAGGTGGGCGAGCGGTCAGAGCCCTATCAGGTCTACAACGTCTCCGACCTGCTGCTCGACCGGCAGGATCTGTTGAAGCTTTATGTCGAGGCCACCGGCTGCGAGACCCCGCTGCCGCTCCGCGCTGCCGGACCGGTCGGTGTCATGGAGCCGGGCAAACTGAAGGTGCTTGGATGGGCGCCGGGAGGTATGGGAAAGCTGCGGGAGTTTGTGGAAGCAGTGGCGGCCAAGGTGAGCTAGAGGGAACAGTCGAGGGAATCAGGCAAGGCTTTGCCCAGCACGTGGCTGTCATCCCCGATCAAGTCGGAGATGATGGTCGTATGAGTGGAGAAGTACTGTCCCCTTTCCCGTATCTCTCACGCCACCGCCCGCGTCTCTCCAAAAATCTTTTCGAACTCCGCGCGCAGGACCGTGTCGTTTTCGGCCATGGAGACCGGGATGCCTAGATCCACGAGGCTGGTGACGCCGTGGTCCTGGACGCCGCAGGGGACGATGCCGGAGAAGTGCTCCAGTTCCGGGTCCACGTTGAAGCTGATGCCGTGGAAGGTGACCCATTTGCGCACCCGGATGCCGATGGCGGCGATCTTGTCTTCCACGTTGGCGCCCCGGTCCGGCCGGCGCACCCAGACGCCGACCCGGTCTTCCCGGCGTTCGCCGCGGATGTGGTATTGCCAGAGTGTGTTGATGAGCCAGGCCTCCAGGGCTGCCACGAAGGCGCGGATGTCCTGGCGGCGGCGCTTCAGGTCCAGCATCACGTAGGCGACCCGCTGGCCGGGGCCGTGATAGGTGAACTGGCCGCCGCGTCCAGTCTTGAAGACCGGGAACCGATCGGGCGCGACCAGGTCGCCCGCGTCCGCGCTGGTGCCGGCGGTATAAAGCGGGGGATGCTCCAGCAGCCAGACCCGCTCGTTGCCGGTGCCCGCGCTTATCCGGGCCACATGGGCTTCCATTTTCGCCACGGCTTCCTCGTAACCGACGAGGTTGTCGGAAACGATCCAGTCGACAGGGGGGCACTCGACCGACGGGCTGGAAACCTGGGGATGAAAGTCGTGGGCGAGGCTTTCGCGTTCCGGATGGGACATGGGGTGCTTTAAGCTTTTGTTAACGATTTGAGCTGTGAATGGGATCTTAAGGTTTCGTTAAGATGCCTGTTCGCGCTCAGCATCACTCTCATATAGGCGGAAGGCTGTCATGGCCACCTTCGATGAAATCAATGTCGACATCTCGGTCGTTCTCGGATCCTCGGAAATGCCGGTGCACCAGCTCCTGCGCATGGGCCGCGGCGCGGTGATCGATCTCGACGTGCGCGAAGACGATGACGTGTCGATCTACGCCAACAACACGCTGGTGGCAAAAGGGCAGGTGGTCCTGCTCGGAGAGCGGGTCGGGATCTCCATCACCGAGGTCTTGATGCGCAGTCCCGAGGTCCGCCCCATGCGGACCGAGGGGCCGCTTTGAGCGGCTCATTAGCTGTTGTGAATTATTCTGAAAAGCGTACTTGCTAAGCAGAATCCGATTTGCTACATGAGGCGCCTCGACGCCGACCGGCGCCGGGAAAAAATTGCGGTCGTGGCGGAATTGGTAGACGCGCAGCGTTGAGGTCGCTGTGGGGTAAAACCCGTGGAAGTTCGAGTCTTCTCGACCGCACCACCCCTTGCTCATGGAGCTTCGGGTGGCGAGCCACCCAAACGGCATTTGGTTTGGGATAGAAAAGCTACCCGGATAAAATGCAAAGGCTGTCGCCCGAAGCTGAAAGCGAAGGGGGGCTATTTGCTCCCGTAGTATTTCTTCACCAGGCAAGACCTGCATCGGCTTCACCAGCGACCTGAAGCAACGCTTCGCCGATCACTGTTGATTTCCATTGAGAAGTGACCCAGCATTTCCACCGAGAATTGACCCGTCTTTTAGGTATGTTTCGGGTCTGCGGGTTCGGTCAAGTTCTTAGCTTTCTCCTTCATCGTTTTGGGTTCACGAGCCGAACTGTTCTTGAAGCGGAAGCTGTCGTTTCCGGTTTCAAGTATGTGGCAGTGGTGGGTGAGCCGGTCGAGCAGCGCGGTTGCGGCCAATCGATAATGAGTTCTGCTTCAGCGCCGGTTTGCCCGGGCGGGCGCATCCATAAGAGATCCGGGAGTCGGGGCAAAGCCTTGGGCGCGTTCAACGAGGCTTTCTTCAGGTTTTAGACCTCGGTTCCTGCTCCATGAGTTCTGCTGCTTCGGCCGCGACCTCGGCGACATCGAGGCTCAGCGCAAGGTCCGGTTGTTTCAGGTCTTCGAGGCGGAACCAGCGGGCTTCAAGCGCATCGTCGCCGGCGACCGGTTCGCCCGATATCCAGCGGCACAGGACCGCGACCAGGATGAAGTGCCGGCGCAACGTTCCATCGTCTCTCCTGTCGAAGACGTCGACGGCGGTGAAGACGCTTAACGGGTCCGCTCGCACGCCTGTTTCTTCCAGAAGCTCGCGGATTGCGGCGTCCTTGATCGTTTCGCCCTGTTCGATCTTGCCGCCGGGAAATCCCCAGCGGCCTGCATCCGGGGGATTGGCCCGCCGGACCAGCAGCACTTGGCTGTCCCTGATGACGGCGGCAATGGTGGCCGGAATCGGTCGTGGCGGGAGTGGAGAGTGCGTTTTTGCGGTTGATGTCGTCACGGTGTTGGGAATCCTGTCGGGACTGAGCGGGTTTAGCGGGCGGTCCCGCCGATATGAGCGAGTGTCTCCTGCCGCAGGACCCGGCTCAGGTCATGGGCGAGAGGTGACGCATTCGGTGCGATGAGCAGGCGCACCTCGATGGGGGGCAGAACGGGAAGCTTCAGCGAGCGGCCGATACAGGCGATGTCTTCCGGTCTGCCGTGGTCGGTGCGTACGCCGACACCGAGGCCGGAGCGCAGGCCGGACCAGACACCCTGCAGACTGGGTGTGGTCAGGGCCGCGCGCCAGCGCTTTTCTTCCTGGTCGAGCGTCGCAAGTGCCGCCTGGCGAAACAGACAGGGATGGCTGAAGAGCACCAGAGGGACCGGGGTTTCGGCCAATGTCTCGAGGAAGGTCTCGCAGGCGAGCCATTGCATGGGCAGGTCGCAGAGGACTTCGCCTTCGTCATTGGCGCCGGACTTGAAGAAGGCGATGGCGACATCGAGACGACCGCTGCGCACTTCTTCGGCGAGATTGTGGTTCTCGCCGGCGCGCACTTCCACGTGGACGTGCTCATGCGTAGCGGCAAACGCCGTCAGGGTCGCCGGCATCACATCGTCGAAGAAATCCTGGGGAAGGCCGAGGCGCACGGCAGCCGTTGTTGTCGTGGAGCCAAGTGCCAGGGCCGCTTCGTCGTTAAGTGCCACGATACGGCGGGCATAGGCGACCAAGGCCTCGCCTGCTTCGGTCGGGACCAGCCCGCGGCCCTTGCGGACAAAGAGTTGCGTCCCCGCCTGCTGTTCCAGTTTCTTGAGCTGCATGCTGATCGCCGATTGCGAGCGGCCGAGCTGGATCGCCGCCCGGGCGAAGCTGCCGAGGTCGGTTCCGGCCACGACGGCGCGCAAGGCATCGATGTCGAAAGTTGGCTTCACTTCATATAACCGGAATTCGGACTTCAATAATATTCGATATTCTTAAGTATAGCCCCCTGCTACCGTCCGGATCAAGCTTGGTTGCGGCTCGTGTTCGCGGATGCTTCCGGGTGTCGAATGGCAACAGCGGACGGGTGAGGAATGACAGCGGGAACAACGGCGACTGAAAGCAGAAGCAGCGACATGATCGTCATTGTTACGGCCGGAAGCATCGTGCTGGCGCTGGCTTTCGGCGTCAGGGCGGTCTTCGGCGGTGTCGTGCAGCCGCTCTCAGACGATTTGTTCGGCGGTCGGATCGAGATCTTTTCCCTGTCGATCGCGATCCAGAACCTTGTCTGGGGGCTGGCGCAGCCCGGTTTCGGGATGATTGCGGACAGATACGGAGATCGGCCGGCGTTGTGGCTGGGCTTCGTGTGCTATGTCGCGGGCATGGGCGTCTGCGTTCTGGGAACAACACCGCTCGCCCAGCATCTGGGCGCGGGCGTGCTGGTCGGCATGGGCATTTCCGGCACGGCCTTCGGAACGGTGCTGGCGGTGGTCGGGCGTGTTGCTCCGCCGGACAAGCGCAGCTTCTACCTCGGCGTGGCATCCGCCATGGGCTCGGCCGGACAGGCGTTGCTGCCTTTGCTGGTATCCTGGCTGATTGCGTGGTTCGACTGGAGGATGACGCTTCTCATCGTGACCGGGCTGCTCGCGCCGATGGCTTTATGCATTCCTTTCCTGCGTGCGGGCGGACATGGCGTCGCCGAAGACGATCCGGTCGACCTTGGACGGACCGTGCGCGCTGCCTTCGGGCACACCAGCTTCCTCATGCTCAGCGCGGGGTTCTTCGTCTGCGGCTTTCATCTGGCCTTCATCACGGCGCACCTGCCGAATTTCGTTCAGAACTTCTGTACGGGCACGAGCCTGTCGCCAGAGGAGCTGCGCGGGTTGGGGCTCCGGGCGCTTGCCCTGGCGGGCTTTGCCAATATCTTCGGAACGCTCTATGCCTCCCGGCTTGGGGGACAGTTTCCCAAGCCTTATGTTCTGGCCGTGATCTACGCGCTACGGGCGGTGGTCATCCTTGGCTTCATTTCCTTTCCCGTTACCCCGACGTCGGTGCTGGTGTTCGGGTTCGTGATGGGCGGGCTCTGGCTGTCCACCGTGCCGCTGACCAGCGCGCTGGTGCTTGGCATGTTCGGACCGAGGGCCATGGGCACCCTGTTTGGCTTCGTCTTTCTCAGCCACCAGCTCGGAAGCTTCGCAGGCGCCTGGCTGGGTGGGGTCTGGTTCGACCGCTACGGGAGTTACGACATGGTCTGGTATGTGGCGATTATCCTGGGGCTTGCCTCCGCTGTCATCCATCTCATGGTCCAGGAGCGCCCGGCCTCCGTGCCGGCCTGAGCCATGTTGGGCAAGGTCCTCCTCCTGTGGCTCGCAGCGTTCCCTTTGATGGGCAGTCCCGGGCCGGCGACACTAAGCATGGCCAGTCTGGGGGCGACCTTCGGGGTCCGGACGAGCGTGCGGTACCTTGGCGGGATCATCGCCGGGACGACAGCTGTCCTCGTGATCATCGCCACAGGCGTTACGGCCGTTCTTGCCGCCGACCCGGTCGTGCTGAGCGCGCTCCAGATCGCCGCTGCGGCCTATATCGTCTATCTCGCCTGGAAGATCGGCACGGCCCGGTTCGGCGATCTCGGCGCGCAGGTCGAAGGCGGGCAGAAGATGGCGCTGGTCTCTTTTGTTGCCGGCTTCGGCCTGGCGATCGCCAATCCGAAGGCGTTTGCCGCGATCGGGGCTGTTTATTCCGGACATGTGATCTTTCCCGACAGTCCGGCCCTGGATGCGGCGGCCAAGGTGGCAGCCCTCACGCTGGTCATTGCCATCGTGAACACCGCATGGCTGGTGTTCGGTGCCAGTTTCGCCCGGTTCCTGACCAATCCCGTGATCGGAAGGCCGGTCAGTATCGTCTTCGCCCTTCTTCTGATCGCATCGGTCGGGTTGGCGATGTTCGGGGGATAGGCCTTGCGGTAAGGTTTCGCGGAGCTGGTAATTCGGGCGTGTTTTGGTAGGGTTTGTCGGCATGGGTGCCGCATTCAACAAACGCATCGCCGTCGGGCTTTCCGCCTTCCTGCTGCTCACCGCCTTCATTTCCCCCGAGCAGGCGCGGAACATGCAGCGCAGTCCCTCGACCTTCGGCACCATGCTGTGCCGCCAGTTCTGGTACCTGGAGAACAAGATCCTGGCGGAGGGCAGGGTGTGCCTGAAGTCGGATCGGGCGCGGCGGGCGTTCAAGAGGGCGAAGCCGTGTATTTCCGACGACGAGAGGATCCTGCCGCGGCGGGTGCGTGACTATCTGGCGGAACTGCGCAAGGCGGCGGCGAAGAAGGGGTGTTTCCGGTGAGGGAAAGCGGGAGAGCGGCAATGATCGACCGCAAGAAATACGACATTACCGATATGGTTCATCGCGCCAAAGGTCTTGGGGATGGGCCAGTGCTTCCGGAAGAAGTAGAGTATGCGAGAAATCTTCTGCGGGAGCGGTCGGGCGATGCCTACGGAGCGCTTTACGTTGTCGGGCTATGTGGGAAACCTGCGGACGCGCCGTTGATCGAGCGTTACCTCCATGGCAGTGAAAATGACGTTCATGTCGAGGTGGCCCTCAAAGCATTGTGCCGTTTTCTCGGCTTGATCGATCAATATCGCCCTTTGATCAGGTCATTGATCCTGGATCCGCCCGATGAGATTAGCCCCCGACGAATGACCGCCATCCATCTGGCAGAAGAATATTTTGTCGGCTTCGACGATGACGAACTCGGCTGCAAGCTGGTGCGAATTCTCTGCGACTTCGAAGACAGCTGCCGCTCG contains these protein-coding regions:
- a CDS encoding LysR family transcriptional regulator → MKPTFDIDALRAVVAGTDLGSFARAAIQLGRSQSAISMQLKKLEQQAGTQLFVRKGRGLVPTEAGEALVAYARRIVALNDEAALALGSTTTTAAVRLGLPQDFFDDVMPATLTAFAATHEHVHVEVRAGENHNLAEEVRSGRLDVAIAFFKSGANDEGEVLCDLPMQWLACETFLETLAETPVPLVLFSHPCLFRQAALATLDQEEKRWRAALTTPSLQGVWSGLRSGLGVGVRTDHGRPEDIACIGRSLKLPVLPPIEVRLLIAPNASPLAHDLSRVLRQETLAHIGGTAR
- a CDS encoding FliM/FliN family flagellar motor switch protein; amino-acid sequence: MATFDEINVDISVVLGSSEMPVHQLLRMGRGAVIDLDVREDDDVSIYANNTLVAKGQVVLLGERVGISITEVLMRSPEVRPMRTEGPL
- a CDS encoding NUDIX hydrolase → MTTSTAKTHSPLPPRPIPATIAAVIRDSQVLLVRRANPPDAGRWGFPGGKIEQGETIKDAAIRELLEETGVRADPLSVFTAVDVFDRRDDGTLRRHFILVAVLCRWISGEPVAGDDALEARWFRLEDLKQPDLALSLDVAEVAAEAAELMEQEPRSKT
- a CDS encoding NAD(P)-dependent oxidoreductase; translated protein: MHVLLTGGTGALGRFIAAGLLEAGHEVTFLGRTKPEDDRVGFLSWDLSAPDIDLPAADALVHCALAHVPGRYRGGEGDDPAGFLLANVDGTRKLFQAAKAAGVRHCVFLSSRAVYADNGQWEVLTEAAQLRPDTLYGQVKLAGEEALRALCTEHFCGTSLRATGIYGLPPGATTHKWSELFFNFANGATVLPRVGTEVHGEDLASSVLLVLEKVGERSEPYQVYNVSDLLLDRQDLLKLYVEATGCETPLPLRAAGPVGVMEPGKLKVLGWAPGGMGKLREFVEAVAAKVS
- a CDS encoding LysE family transporter — translated: MGSPGPATLSMASLGATFGVRTSVRYLGGIIAGTTAVLVIIATGVTAVLAADPVVLSALQIAAAAYIVYLAWKIGTARFGDLGAQVEGGQKMALVSFVAGFGLAIANPKAFAAIGAVYSGHVIFPDSPALDAAAKVAALTLVIAIVNTAWLVFGASFARFLTNPVIGRPVSIVFALLLIASVGLAMFGG
- a CDS encoding MFS transporter; translation: MIVIVTAGSIVLALAFGVRAVFGGVVQPLSDDLFGGRIEIFSLSIAIQNLVWGLAQPGFGMIADRYGDRPALWLGFVCYVAGMGVCVLGTTPLAQHLGAGVLVGMGISGTAFGTVLAVVGRVAPPDKRSFYLGVASAMGSAGQALLPLLVSWLIAWFDWRMTLLIVTGLLAPMALCIPFLRAGGHGVAEDDPVDLGRTVRAAFGHTSFLMLSAGFFVCGFHLAFITAHLPNFVQNFCTGTSLSPEELRGLGLRALALAGFANIFGTLYASRLGGQFPKPYVLAVIYALRAVVILGFISFPVTPTSVLVFGFVMGGLWLSTVPLTSALVLGMFGPRAMGTLFGFVFLSHQLGSFAGAWLGGVWFDRYGSYDMVWYVAIILGLASAVIHLMVQERPASVPA
- the lipB gene encoding lipoyl(octanoyl) transferase LipB translates to MSHPERESLAHDFHPQVSSPSVECPPVDWIVSDNLVGYEEAVAKMEAHVARISAGTGNERVWLLEHPPLYTAGTSADAGDLVAPDRFPVFKTGRGGQFTYHGPGQRVAYVMLDLKRRRQDIRAFVAALEAWLINTLWQYHIRGERREDRVGVWVRRPDRGANVEDKIAAIGIRVRKWVTFHGISFNVDPELEHFSGIVPCGVQDHGVTSLVDLGIPVSMAENDTVLRAEFEKIFGETRAVA